The DNA sequence gcaCAGAAAGTGACATATGCACGTGCGTGTCTggacaaaaaagtacaaagaCTAAAGGCAGCAATGTAGACCTATGTAAACCTAGGTCGTAGTGTGCTGCACATGATGACGACATCACTAcattactatagcaacacacctATTCCCAAGCTACGCAAGCGTGGAAAAGACCCCGATAATTTCCATtgtatatctcagcgagctgtgcgtggcgtaaccgactaagacagggctggaatcctggttattgcctccccattaatgcgcgggtacctgaggttcctttgtgttgtacagttctctagatagcggtgctggggtcgaaatctccagcttagccgtaaagctgtaagctgccatacggtgtttcagcgcatgtctggaagtatggtctatttttttcgCATTTTATATGAGCTGTGTGAGGTTCGATTCACGACCATTGccttgaattgttttttttccccaCTGTTtaaaaaagagtaaaaatgctTGCTCATTCTTGCTACTGTGAGCTAAAGTAAAACACGCTATTCCTTCAGGCCTGTTAACATGGTCACgactttcaatattttaggtATGCCCCGAGTACTAGGCAATCAACAATATCGGCTTGGGCTTCCTTTGGTGTGACccatccaaaatggcggactcGTTCAGCAAAACAACACCCCTTGTGTGAGAAACTCTAGTCTGTTCTTAGAAACAATTGTTCAATCATCATGATAACCAATCAGCTTTAATACTGTCCTATCAAAGAAATTGCTAGTATTTGTAAGAGTTTCTACGGTTTTGAGAGATCTGTTTGGACTTAATGCACAGTTGATTGTGTTGTCATGGCGTTGTGCAGAAACTACTGCGATTTGTTGTTTATGGAAAACAAATCAATAATAGCACTGTACTTAGGATGAAATCACCAGATGATACAAGGAGAACCGTATTAGAAAGGTATGCATTTTCACACGCTTCAACTGCCATGTGTGTTGAAGTTTTTTCTCCTGTGTTCTCGgaaaaggacactaaaccggaggtcccgacTCTTCAAGCTGCCCTACACTAACCTGCCTAATCGAACGAatgtaaaagaaccactggggacgcagtAAACcatctggcagtgaccacccccagtgacagtgcttgcCAACAATACACACACCTGGGAACTTGATTTTTGAGCCTTGCTCTTGTGTGCCTTATTCAGCACTAGTACAACTGGCAGaagttatttattatatacaacTTGAAAGTTTTCTCAGttttaaataatgttataacagccctggtttttttttaaatttcacgccAAACTTACAGTATTTACCTACAGTATACCTACAATATTTATCTACAGTATTTACATGAAATGTGTAAAAACAAACGAGGCTCTCCCTCTGATAAACCAACAGACTTAGGAATCAAGAGAAGAATAGAGATTGGGCATCCCTCTCTAGTTATCCTGGTCACCATAGGCACATCCGCCGCTGGTCGGCAGAGTCAGGCCAAGACAATCAGCCGACACATCAATATGCAAGAAGATCACAGAGCCCACAGTACTTGACAAGAATCAAAACCCCTCCTGAGTACAACAACAAGCGGGACTTAAGGCGTGGCAGAGAGGGTGTAGTCCCGCCTGTTTGGTTGAGAGAGAAGAATGCTTTTGAAAGGTATATAGATAACATTAACagctttatttatatttaagaTGAAAACAACACAGAGGTTACATACAATTAGAATAACATGAAGTCAATTTATAAAGCAATATTGtagaaaacatatttttttacctgtaTAATacttatttatcttttttattttctattttctttttgagTAAATCATTAAAATAGATGTAGCAATGTCCATTACCATACTTATGTCAACGCACAATAGTCATGTTACTGGCGATATTCTGAGCCTTCTAATTAAGACACATTTTAAAAGTAGATTTGCTACATTCCCTGCTGACACGGTTTTTGCTGGAAGAATTGACACCTGGAATTCAACTCAATCTTTGAATTTTGATTCATTTGAAGGAACAAAGACAAGACTCTAAATGCCAACTATTTGCCAGCTAATGGGAGTATTCCTGGAATAGTCCCAAACGTCCTATACAGCAATAACCAGATGGTGCCTAACCTTGCCTATCCCTACCCCCCTGGGGTTCTGCCTATGCCTGTCTATATGGGCTATGCACCCATTGTTCCTGGGGCTTCTTTCCATGGAGGGGTACCCATGGGAAATTTTGTATTGCCTGGACCTGGACAAGAGTTATACCGGAGAAGGTATACACCATGATAGAATGTTGGTATAAGTGATGGGTACAAAATCCTTATAATAAAACCTGGTAGCTACAGTATATTATGACCCTCTATAGATAAAGATTTTGGTTTAgtcattatatatatttttataggaAAATTTCTAAATATTCTGATTATAAGTTTTTGTGTGAAAaagttttcaaacatttattCTTAAACAATCTATTCAAATAGAATATTCTATGTTTTGAAGCCAGGATTTTACTACAGGTGTGGCGGAAGAGGAGGGCCAGCCCcccatttttctgaatatatgaacgtttttttACCAACAAGTTTCAAGGGGTACATaaacctatttaaaaaaacgttgtgagtgcgaaacggcaaatggcgattggcaaatggcagttctaggaccgaaaggaaccataggtctcattaaatttctactaaatgctgaagaatatggataaatcaaacaattatccatttaAGATCATCAATGTATGTCTTTGACATTgctagactttatttaacacctaaAATTTTACGAATGAGTACCCATAAGCACCGTTTGGGCTTACAACTGCCATTtactatttgccattcgccatttgcactgacaaccttttttgaaataggtgtatgcaACCAACAACAAActtgttgaacagtttaaaatgcATTGCATAAAAACCTAGGTTATCTCCCGCGTTCTTGTAAACAGCGCTTAAAAATTTGaaaccacccacccctccccctgaaaccaccaaccacccctccccctgaaaccacttcccacccctccccctgaaaccaccacccacccctccccctgaaaccaccacccacccctccccctgaaaccaccaaccacccctccccctgaaaccacttcccaccccttccccccaactTTCGCCCCCCTACTTATGGGACCACTCCACTGCCCCTGTATTAAATGTAGTTGATTATACTTCAAGGCAAATGACTAGATCCCAAGCTGCAACTAGCATTCAGAGGCATTTTAGAGGCTGGAGAGTTAGAAAGGTGAGATGGTGTGCTCATTGTCTGTCTGAATGGGctggatgtaggggtagacCAAGCGGCCCCTTTCCCCTATTTTCAGGTATTTTGgttaaaatactaaaaaataaaggaCAGTCCGCTAAAGAACAATTAATTTGGCCCTTGTTCTTAAAATTCAGGGTTCTGCTATCCTGGATATGCCCCTGGTCTGTGTGTTGGTTCTTTAGGTACATCCCCCCATGTCCCTTCTTACAGTTGTGATGCTGAATCATATGAGAATGCAAATACAATGTGCAAGTGTCTACATAGGCCCTGGCCCATAGTGAATAggccatttcttattgaaggattgtCTACAcaatatctatgactgcgcatcccccCTCAGCTAATTCTGGATCACGCTGACATGACTGAGGGGAGGTATAGGGGGATTTTCAATGCTGCCATTATATGACTTGTCACACCATGGAAACACAGCTTGGTTGAAATTGTGGGTTTTGctagagaaagaaaaaaactaggAGTTCCCAGTGATATAAGTGATATAAGACTATGTTCTACCAGCTCCACCAACCTAGGCTTTCCCATAAATGCAATCAGTATTGTGTGTAAACAGGATTATTCTGCTTATTTTTAGTCTTCATGGATCTTTCAACTGAGATGGCTAGGCAAATCCTCAAATGCCAGGCATTTCACAGAAGGCTTGATTGAAGAATTTCTTATTGAGGACATTATCCCAGATCTTCTGATTGATGTACTTTCACATAAGAAAACCTTGGTAGGTCTCATATTTTGAAATTGCATTATGAATAATGCAGAAATGTATTTGTAAAATCTAATATCAAATTAACATCTTTTGGCAATCCTAGTATTTCTGTTCATGGTATGAAGCCAAAAAGCTCAGAAAATTTGACATGATTAAAGaaatgatgatgctgatttGTAGTAGGTATAGTGTTCCGGACCCTTTTATACTTTAATGCATTTTTGATTACAGAACCCTAGTCATCCCTGGTATAGACTAGCAAGCCATGTGTGCACTGATCTTATCAATGAAGACCTCAACTTGATCATCAATCAGCTGGCCGCTGGTGTGTTTTACACACATGTCCCCATGTGAGTGCAAGATTGGAAGAGGCCTTTTCTATAGAACAATGTAGGATGAAGTAAAAAGCAGTAAATCGCTGACTTAATAAAAGCAGCACCCCTAGCTCTGGTCTAGACTGAGTCACCTTCGTAACTTCTGACGAGGGTGTCAACCAGAGCTATCCATGTTTGCATTTCTCATCTGGGCCCAAAAGCAGAAGGATCTGGCCCCCTCACCCctcaaccccccctccccctcccccctccccccctcctctgTAGACACGACTGATTTGTCCTCACAGCTCTTAAATGCCTAAACTTATTTGCATGTAACACACAATGagaatttgcaaaaaaaaaagaaaagaaaaaaactctGGGGTCATCCCTGGAAATTCATATCGTCCAtgaattgttttaaaaagccAGAGGTTTTAGTAATGCCCACCAGAAAAACAAGGCAtaatttttcataatgttttTGTAAAAGATAATCTTTCAATAACCTATGAGGGTTATGTAACTATTGCAGACAGTATCTTCCTTCACATGACCCTTTGCGGGAGATATCATGTGACCTGATTGAAGAGGTTGTCATGGAGACATCACTACCCATTGTGAAATCTGCCATTGGTGACTTGGTGACTGGTCACATGACTGAGAAGAAGCGAGATGATTGGCTGGAGGAGCTGATACTTGAGACCATTCATCCTATGGTCTATCAAGTGGTATGTTTCCCTAAAAACTTACCCAGGGCTTTTCCCTAGGTAGGACAGATATGTATGTTTACCTTTTTCcggatttcttttattttaacatTTGTGTTAGTACAAACAGCACATTTTTTAACATCATTAGTACCCTCTTTTTGATTTGTACTCATTGTTATGAAAGAACTCTCACAGTAGCAGTATTTTGGTCATGATCTTTTTTACGCCACATGTTGCCTCATGATTCATTTGGCACACCCTATGTCTGACTATGTCAGACTGCATGTGTCTGTCAATAGGTGACAAATCTGCTTAGACTTTTTTAAGTCCTGGTTACCACTGTTTCTGGTGTTTTATGTCCATCATCCTTCTGAGGACGTTTGCAACATGCGTAAACGGGGGAGGGTACAGGCACTCAGTAAGTTCCTGCACGATTTCAGGCTTGTGTATCACTTGACGTGAACAAGTATGAGATCACTGTGAGTGATTTGATTGACGAGGTCTTGGACGATCTTATGAGGCCCGTCATTAAGGATGCGTGGAGGGAGGTCTGCGGAGCACAGCGTCAAACACAGCTCCACCAGGTACGTATTAACACAAAGTGGGAATCATCATGACTCTTCAGTCTGGCTGTTACGAATGGGCAATCATTTAAATTTACCCAACGACGACAATGAACAGTTGCTATGCACATTTGTAGGCATTTCAAATCTGACTTGCGCTCGATTATCCGGGACTTTAACTTTTCGGGTGAGAAAAATACACTTCTGGTGCGTGCGTGTGTAACATTGCGGGAAAATGCAAGGTTTGTTACGTTTATGATTGGCACCATCTACAAAGCCTGTATTTTCGCGCCACACCCTAAAAGCTCAATGAAGTAAGTTTTTGAAACGTTGAATTTGTTAATGTAGATTAAGACACCCGGTGACTAGAACCCGGATAACTCGAGTTTTATATTTAGTTAAACCGTATGTGTTAAAATCGTGTCCAATGTGTACAGGTGAGAGAGCTTGCCGAGGGGCGGTTGCTAGACGACCTGTGTTTGGAGCATCTTTTGAGTCTTCTTGCCGGCAACAACCTCAGCTTGTATTTGAGGGACTACACTGAAGAGACAATGGATGGTACGTGCTATCCATAATTAGTTGCAACAATGTATATTTGTTGATGATATTACATATGGCGGTTGTGATGGTGATACTGCTGCTGTtgctgatgatgacgacgatggtggtgttagtggCGATGATGCTGATAGTGATGAATATAGTTGATTAGCTTGATGGaattgatgataatgatggcggtggtggtgttagtggcGATGATgctgatagtgatgatgaatATAGTTGATTAGCTTGATGGaattgatgataatgatggcggtggtggtggtagtggtgatgatgattataatgctgatagtgataatgatagttgATTAGCTTGATtaaattgatgatgatgatgataatgatggcggTGGTGACGATAAAAgtaattgtgatggtgatgatgatgatg is a window from the Nematostella vectensis chromosome 9, jaNemVect1.1, whole genome shotgun sequence genome containing:
- the LOC5511015 gene encoding uncharacterized protein LOC5511015 isoform X2, whose product is MKSPDDTRRTVLERLRNQEKNRDWASLSSYPGHHRHIRRWSAESGQDNQPTHQYARRSQSPQYLTRIKTPPEYNNKRDLRRGREGVVPPVWLREKNAFERQMTRSQAATSIQRHFRGWRVRKSSWIFQLRWLGKSSNARHFTEGLIEEFLIEDIIPDLLIDVLSHKKTLNPSHPWYRLASHVCTDLINEDLNLIINQLAAGVFYTHVPIQYLPSHDPLREISCDLIEEVVMETSLPIVKSAIGDLVTGHMTEKKRDDWLEELILETIHPMVYQVACVSLDVNKYEITVSDLIDEVLDDLMRPVIKDAWREVCGAQRQTQLHQVRELAEGRLLDDLCLEHLLSLLAGNNLSLYLRDYTEETMDGLVCGQLIHQYLQVYDEKQKTLSNQALREFHLNLHTDLALDVILNELKAHLDEDMEDLLEKQKDADQIDCFSPS
- the LOC5511015 gene encoding uncharacterized protein LOC5511015 isoform X1; translation: MKSPDDTRRTVLERLRNQEKNRDWASLSSYPGHHRHIRRWSAESGQDNQPTHQYARRSQSPQYLTRIKTPPEYNNKRDLRRGREGVVPPVWLREKNAFERNKDKTLNANYLPANGSIPGIVPNVLYSNNQMVPNLAYPYPPGVLPMPVYMGYAPIVPGASFHGGVPMGNFVLPGPGQELYRRRQMTRSQAATSIQRHFRGWRVRKSSWIFQLRWLGKSSNARHFTEGLIEEFLIEDIIPDLLIDVLSHKKTLNPSHPWYRLASHVCTDLINEDLNLIINQLAAGVFYTHVPIQYLPSHDPLREISCDLIEEVVMETSLPIVKSAIGDLVTGHMTEKKRDDWLEELILETIHPMVYQVACVSLDVNKYEITVSDLIDEVLDDLMRPVIKDAWREVCGAQRQTQLHQVRELAEGRLLDDLCLEHLLSLLAGNNLSLYLRDYTEETMDGLVCGQLIHQYLQVYDEKQKTLSNQALREFHLNLHTDLALDVILNELKAHLDEDMEDLLEKQKDADQIDCFSPS